The DNA region AGCCCATCATCAAACACCATTAAGCAGCTTTGTAAACCGTTGGTTTTGGAAGTGGTTCGCCAGTAGCTTCATAAGCTAAAATTAGCGACTCCAAAGCTTCAGTACCATTGGCAAAAGCTTCCTCATAACTATCACCATGAGTCCGCCAACGCTGTCCGGGAAAATCAGGAAATCCCACTAAGAAACAGTTGTCTTCATCAGACCATTGAACGAGCATTTGATACTTAAATTTCGTCATTTTCTTGGTTTTCCTGTTGTTGTTTAAATTGTCCTTATAGTTTAGAAGAAATTTTGAGCGATCGCTTTTATCCAGGTGAAGTTATGAGCGATGAATTAATGGAATAATAGTAATCGATTGGGCGCTCGCCTAACTTCAACTTCACTCTGGCAAAAAATCATCATTAACTACTTGCGCTAAATCATACGGACATAGCTGGGGAAATGTCTCTAATGGTAATCTGGTTTCAGCTTTCGCTTGCTTAACTGCTTGCAGATAGCATTCGGAAAAAATACTTTCTAAGTAGT from Argonema galeatum A003/A1 includes:
- a CDS encoding type II toxin-antitoxin system HicB family antitoxin → MTKFKYQMLVQWSDEDNCFLVGFPDFPGQRWRTHGDSYEEAFANGTEALESLILAYEATGEPLPKPTVYKAA